ACCAACGTGATTAACGTCGATGAGGCTGGATTGAAAGAGATGGGGCCAGCGGCGCAGGCCCTGGCCTGCGCCGAGGGGCTTGACGCCCACGCCCGGGCGGTGGAGAAGAGACTGGGGTCTGTTTGAGTTTGAGGTCATCCAGTTTTTATTTTTGTAGCGGAAACTCTAGCTTGTTTTTATTGGCTTTGTAACAGTCATAGCAGGTAGGTTTGACAAGCGTAGATTTATTTTCTTTCTTACAGATATGACAATATTTTTCTTCATATTCGTCATTTGAGAATTTCTTCCACAATTTATAGCAATTACTGCAATATGGTGACTTTGGATTAAGCTTTATTTCAGTACCACATCGTACACAATATCCAGAGTTCTCCAGTTGTACTGGTTGTGGTTTAGTTGGCAGGTCTGTTTTTGGAATCTGAATAACGGATACCTTTATTTCATCGCTTATCCTAACAAGCCGCATGGCTTCATTGTAAATATCTGTATATAACTCACTATCTTCATCTTTAGTCACATATATTCCCATCTCGTTATTGTTGATTTGGGAGAAATCATATAAATTCATTGACGTGATAATTGCCTCTTTTTCGTTGAGATAACATTTTGCATGTAAATTTTGGCAAAAGCTTGTTCTAACGCTATTAAGTGATTTCAGCCAATTGTGTTCAGATATGTCCAGATCATTCTTGCCATATATCAGTCTTATATTCAGTTTCATACGGTCTTTGTCTTCAATAGACTGTTTTAGGCGCTCACTAACTTTTAGGAAGGGACTTATCAGAATCAGCTTATCGTTGGTAGAATTGATTAGCTGTTGAAGGTAGTACGATACTCCGGCAGTGTCTAAAAATTTAGCCATAAATCCGACTCCTGTATGTTACTGGTGTTCTTTTGAATAAGTATACAGCATTACGAGCATTTTTACATATTGAGCGGCACAAGGCAAGACAGCTTGTTTATCGGCCTAGTTTAGATTGCGCAAAGATGGGGGATATTAAGAAATGGATAGCTCCAGCGAGTGCCTACTTATAGTAAGTTCTCCTCAGTGCACCAAGGATGCTTGTGAAAAATCAAATTCATTTGAAATCAAACTTCAGGTATGTTTAAGTATCCCCCCACCCTCTCCATTGTCCTCCCCATAAATCAGTGCTAGAATGTGCCCGTACTTAATTTTCAGTCATTGCAAAAGGGGAGCTTTTCGACTATGGCTTCGGAAGGAATCGAAAAATTGATACGGCCTGACCTGGTGAGCTTCGGCGGCTATTCGGCGGCTACTTCTCCGGAGACGCTGGAGGGTAAGATTGAGGTGGCGCCGGAGAACATCATCAAGCTGGATGCTAATGAGAACCCTTACGGCTGCTCGCCGCGCGTTAGCCGGGCGCTGGCCGACTATAAGAACTATAACATCTATCCTGATGACGGGCAGACCCGGCTCCGCAAAATGCTGGAGGGCTATGCCGGCGTTAGTGCCCGGCATATCGTGGCCGGCAACGGCAGCAACCAGCTCATCGACCTTGTCCTGCGCCTGCTCATCAGTCCCGGCGACCGGGTGGTAAGCTGCGTGCCCACCTTCGGCATCTACCGTTTCAGCACCGAGCTGTGCGGCGGCGTCCTGGTCGAGGTGCCCCGGGACGGGGACTTTGCCGTTGATGTGGCGGCGGTCAGGAAGGCCGTCAACAACCGGACGAAGATGATATTCCTGGCCAACCCCAACAATCCGACCGGTAACACCATCTCCCTGTCGGAAATAATGGAGATTCTGGATACCGGCGTCCCGGTGCTCATCGATGAGGCCTACCATGAGTTCGGCGGGGAGACGGCGGCGCCGCTGCTCGGTCAATACCAGAACCTGATGGTGCTGCGCACCTTCAGCAAGTGGGCGGGGCTGGCCGGTCTCAGGGTCGGCTACGGGCTTTTCCCGCCTGTAATCGCCGACTATCTATTGAGGACCAAGATTCCTTACAACGTGAATGTAGCGGCGCTGGTCGCCGTCGAGGAGTCGCTGCAAGATACTGATTATCTGATGAAAAACGTGCGCCTGATAATCGCCGAGAGGGACAGGCTATTTGCCGAACTGCAAAAGGTGGAGTGG
The window above is part of the Dehalococcoidales bacterium genome. Proteins encoded here:
- a CDS encoding phospholipase D family protein, translated to MAKFLDTAGVSYYLQQLINSTNDKLILISPFLKVSERLKQSIEDKDRMKLNIRLIYGKNDLDISEHNWLKSLNSVRTSFCQNLHAKCYLNEKEAIITSMNLYDFSQINNNEMGIYVTKDEDSELYTDIYNEAMRLVRISDEIKVSVIQIPKTDLPTKPQPVQLENSGYCVRCGTEIKLNPKSPYCSNCYKLWKKFSNDEYEEKYCHICKKENKSTLVKPTCYDCYKANKNKLEFPLQK
- the hisC gene encoding histidinol-phosphate transaminase, with amino-acid sequence MASEGIEKLIRPDLVSFGGYSAATSPETLEGKIEVAPENIIKLDANENPYGCSPRVSRALADYKNYNIYPDDGQTRLRKMLEGYAGVSARHIVAGNGSNQLIDLVLRLLISPGDRVVSCVPTFGIYRFSTELCGGVLVEVPRDGDFAVDVAAVRKAVNNRTKMIFLANPNNPTGNTISLSEIMEILDTGVPVLIDEAYHEFGGETAAPLLGQYQNLMVLRTFSKWAGLAGLRVGYGLFPPVIADYLLRTKIPYNVNVAALVAVEESLQDTDYLMKNVRLIIAERDRLFAELQKVEWLKPFPSQANFILCRVLRGKAKELKQNLQDKGILVRYFDEPILRDYVRISVGKPEHTDALIKVLCQMSLF